The following proteins are encoded in a genomic region of Flammeovirga pectinis:
- a CDS encoding formate/nitrite transporter family protein produces the protein MSYSSPKDILGNIRNGALQKGKMSIQQLLVFGFLGGAYVAFGFLLAIVVGGGMPGIGAENPGIPKFVMGAVFPVGLILCIIAGAELFTSSTAMMTVSVLSKDQSIKKLGKVWTFGYLGNFVGSLFVAYFITTLTGVVDGEVFHNSLISVAEHKVGNPFYKTFFKAVGANWLVCLAAWQAYAAKDVMGKVIGIWFPVMTFVTFGFEHCIANMYVIPAAIFNGADITWTDFIITNLIPATIGNIVGGAFFVGTIYWWMFVKPEQEEEKKQLDKELESININS, from the coding sequence ATGAGCTATTCATCACCAAAAGATATTTTAGGAAACATCAGAAATGGTGCTTTACAAAAAGGAAAGATGTCCATCCAACAATTGTTGGTATTTGGATTTTTAGGAGGAGCTTATGTAGCTTTTGGTTTTTTATTAGCCATAGTTGTTGGAGGTGGAATGCCAGGTATTGGAGCTGAAAATCCAGGTATACCGAAATTTGTAATGGGTGCGGTATTTCCAGTAGGTTTAATACTTTGTATTATTGCTGGAGCAGAACTTTTTACATCGAGTACTGCAATGATGACAGTATCGGTTTTATCAAAAGATCAGTCGATAAAGAAGCTGGGTAAAGTTTGGACTTTTGGGTACTTAGGCAATTTTGTGGGTTCTTTATTTGTTGCTTATTTTATTACAACATTAACAGGAGTGGTAGATGGAGAGGTATTCCATAACTCTTTAATTAGTGTTGCAGAACATAAAGTAGGAAATCCATTTTATAAAACATTCTTTAAAGCAGTGGGTGCTAACTGGCTAGTTTGTTTAGCAGCTTGGCAAGCTTATGCAGCTAAAGATGTTATGGGTAAAGTAATCGGTATTTGGTTCCCTGTTATGACTTTTGTAACATTTGGATTTGAACACTGTATTGCAAATATGTATGTAATACCTGCAGCTATATTTAATGGTGCAGACATTACTTGGACAGATTTTATCATTACAAACTTGATTCCAGCAACAATAGGTAATATTGTAGGAGGAGCATTCTTTGTAGGTACAATATACTGGTGGATGTTTGTTAAACCAGAACAAGAAGAAGAAAAAAAACAGTTAGATAAAGAGCTTGAGTCTATTAACATTAATAGCTAA
- a CDS encoding cation diffusion facilitator family transporter: MAHQHNHHGHSHGQHNHSTDNIGWAFFLNLFFTIIEFIGGAYTNSVAIMADAVHDLGDTVAIGVGFFFEKYSNKKENNYYTYGYRRYSTLAAMINIVVLTTGSILMIVKTIPRLITPEAVDAQGMVYMGILGVLVNGAAVFKLMSNKNSANQRVMMLHMLEDTLGWIAVLIGAGVMVFWDIPIIDPILSLCIATFILFNAIKNLIAIMPIFLQAAPSGVDQEKIISELIKIPDVVDTHDLHIWSLDGEFNIMSLHLVVAQKVTIERAAELKKKVREIIDKDDVKHITIEIEREDEDCEEDCNH, encoded by the coding sequence ATGGCACATCAACACAATCATCATGGGCATTCTCATGGCCAACATAACCATTCAACTGATAACATTGGGTGGGCCTTCTTTTTAAACCTATTTTTCACAATTATTGAATTTATTGGAGGGGCATACACTAATTCTGTTGCAATTATGGCAGATGCAGTTCATGACCTTGGTGATACTGTTGCAATTGGCGTTGGTTTCTTTTTTGAAAAATATTCGAACAAGAAAGAGAATAATTATTACACATATGGTTACAGGCGCTATTCTACCTTAGCTGCCATGATAAACATTGTTGTTTTAACCACAGGATCGATTCTGATGATTGTAAAAACTATTCCAAGACTAATTACACCAGAAGCTGTAGACGCTCAAGGAATGGTATATATGGGGATTTTAGGAGTACTTGTAAATGGTGCGGCTGTTTTTAAACTTATGAGTAATAAAAATTCAGCAAATCAAAGGGTAATGATGCTCCATATGTTAGAAGATACTTTAGGGTGGATTGCCGTTTTAATTGGAGCTGGAGTTATGGTATTCTGGGATATACCTATTATTGATCCAATTTTATCATTATGTATAGCCACCTTTATTCTGTTTAATGCTATAAAAAATTTAATTGCTATTATGCCAATATTTCTTCAAGCGGCACCTAGTGGTGTAGATCAAGAAAAAATAATAAGCGAATTAATAAAGATTCCTGATGTTGTAGATACTCACGATCTCCATATTTGGTCATTAGATGGCGAATTTAATATAATGAGTCTACATTTAGTTGTAGCCCAAAAAGTAACTATTGAAAGGGCTGCAGAATTAAAGAAGAAAGTAAGAGAGATTATTGATAAAGATGATGTAAAGCACATTACAATTGAAATAGAACGAGAAGATGAAGATTGTGAAGAGGACTGCAATCACTAA
- the pflB gene encoding formate C-acetyltransferase encodes MENAVLNSQLKGTKWQNEINVYDFVVNNVTPYYGDKTFLEGATEATKKLWDVCLAGMKEERENDGCRDIDTDTISTVTSHKAGYINQELETIVGLQTDELLKRAMKPFGGYRVVKNAVEEKGKTVNPKVGYVFQYAKDHNNQVFSAYDKEIRTYRSLGVLTGLPDNYARGRIIGDYRRLALYGTDKLIAAKQADFNAIEDGLITGSGADIAEQIQLREEITSQIQSLKDIAEMAAMYGVDVTKPSVTSKEAVQAVYFAYLAAVKEQDGAAMSLGNVSSFLDIYIERDLEAGTITEVEAQEYIDHFVMKLRMVRHLRPGAYDEIFGGDPTWVTEAIGGQFHDGRTKVTKSSFRFLQTLYNLGASPEPNLTVLWSKDLPQGFKDFCSQVSIDTSSIQYENDDLMRPNRGSDDYGIACCVSYQHIGKRIQFFGARTNLPKALLMAINAGHDENKNVLTVEGVEPMANDEYLDYDKVMTQFKKTMKEVARVYVKTMNIIHYMHDKHYYEKAQFAFLDTNPGIDMAYGAAGISIIADSLSAIKNAKVKPIRDENGLAVDFEIEGDFPKYGNDIDEVDNIAKEITHIFFSELAKHKTYRNAVPTMSLLTITSNVMYGKKTGATPDGRKAGEPFAPGANPMHGRDTNGAVASLNSVAKLDYSDAQDGISNTFSIVPKSLGSERDTQIKNLVTMMDGYFAEEGGMAHHLNVNVLNRDTLMDAYNNPENYPQLTIRVSGYAVNFIRLSRAHQLEVIQRTFHESM; translated from the coding sequence ATGGAAAACGCTGTATTAAACTCTCAGTTAAAAGGAACGAAGTGGCAAAACGAAATTAACGTTTATGATTTTGTTGTTAATAATGTTACTCCTTACTACGGTGATAAAACTTTCTTAGAAGGTGCTACGGAAGCAACTAAAAAACTTTGGGATGTCTGCTTAGCAGGTATGAAAGAAGAACGTGAAAACGATGGTTGTCGTGATATCGATACAGATACAATTTCTACTGTAACTAGTCATAAAGCTGGTTATATTAATCAAGAATTAGAAACAATCGTTGGTTTACAAACTGATGAACTTCTTAAGCGTGCTATGAAACCATTTGGTGGTTATAGAGTAGTTAAAAATGCTGTAGAAGAAAAAGGTAAAACAGTTAACCCTAAAGTTGGTTATGTTTTCCAATATGCTAAAGATCACAACAACCAAGTGTTCTCTGCATATGATAAAGAAATTAGAACTTACCGTTCATTAGGTGTTTTAACAGGTCTTCCTGATAATTATGCGCGTGGTCGTATAATTGGTGATTACCGCCGTTTAGCACTTTATGGTACAGATAAATTAATTGCAGCAAAACAAGCAGATTTTAATGCAATAGAAGATGGATTAATTACAGGTTCAGGTGCTGATATTGCTGAACAAATTCAACTTCGTGAAGAAATTACATCTCAAATTCAATCATTGAAAGACATCGCTGAGATGGCTGCAATGTATGGTGTAGATGTTACAAAACCATCAGTAACTTCAAAAGAAGCTGTTCAAGCTGTTTACTTCGCTTATTTAGCTGCAGTAAAAGAACAAGATGGTGCTGCAATGTCATTAGGTAACGTTTCTTCTTTCTTAGATATTTATATCGAAAGAGATTTAGAAGCAGGTACTATTACAGAGGTAGAAGCTCAAGAGTATATTGACCACTTCGTAATGAAATTACGTATGGTACGTCACTTACGTCCTGGTGCTTATGATGAAATCTTTGGTGGTGACCCAACTTGGGTAACTGAAGCGATTGGTGGTCAATTCCATGATGGTCGTACTAAAGTAACTAAATCATCATTTAGATTTTTACAGACACTTTATAATTTAGGAGCATCTCCAGAACCAAACTTAACAGTACTTTGGTCTAAAGATCTTCCTCAAGGATTTAAAGATTTCTGTTCTCAAGTATCTATTGATACATCTTCTATCCAATACGAAAATGACGATTTAATGCGTCCTAATCGTGGATCAGATGATTACGGTATCGCTTGTTGTGTATCTTACCAACACATTGGTAAACGTATTCAATTCTTTGGTGCTCGTACAAACTTGCCGAAAGCATTATTAATGGCAATCAATGCAGGACATGATGAGAACAAAAATGTTCTTACTGTTGAAGGTGTTGAACCAATGGCTAACGATGAGTACTTGGATTACGACAAAGTAATGACGCAATTCAAGAAAACAATGAAAGAAGTTGCTCGTGTTTATGTGAAAACGATGAATATCATTCACTATATGCATGATAAGCATTATTACGAAAAAGCTCAATTCGCATTCTTGGATACAAATCCAGGTATTGATATGGCTTACGGTGCTGCTGGTATTTCTATCATTGCAGATTCATTATCTGCAATTAAAAATGCAAAAGTAAAACCTATCCGTGATGAAAATGGTTTAGCTGTTGATTTCGAAATTGAAGGAGATTTCCCTAAATATGGTAACGATATCGATGAAGTAGATAACATTGCAAAAGAAATTACGCATATCTTCTTCTCGGAATTAGCGAAACACAAAACATACCGTAACGCAGTACCTACAATGTCTTTATTGACAATTACTTCAAATGTAATGTATGGTAAGAAAACAGGTGCTACACCTGACGGTCGTAAAGCAGGTGAGCCATTTGCTCCTGGTGCTAATCCAATGCACGGTCGTGATACAAACGGTGCGGTTGCTTCGTTAAATTCTGTTGCAAAATTAGATTATAGTGATGCTCAAGATGGTATCTCAAATACATTCTCAATTGTTCCTAAATCTTTAGGTTCTGAGCGTGATACTCAAATTAAGAACTTAGTAACAATGATGGATGGTTACTTTGCTGAAGAAGGCGGAATGGCTCATCACTTAAATGTTAACGTTCTAAACAGAGATACTTTAATGGATGCTTACAATAACCCTGAAAATTATCCACAGTTAACAATCAGAGTTTCTGGTTATGCTGTGAACTTTATCAGATTGTCTAGAGCACATCAATTAGAAGTTATTCAAAGAACATTCCACGAGTCTATGTAA
- a CDS encoding leucine-rich repeat protein, which yields MKTSKLFPFWMIVLLLAIVSKTYSQTTITIDDVSFDAVNGEITSYSGSATDIIIPESFNVNGTDVTVKSIRYYAFQSKGLTSVSFPNTITSLKFLSFAKNQLTSVTLPTGLTELGKGAFSSNNITEINGQPSNGLFLGLNEDGSEDNTQIVCYGGTATEIDFIPSTVTIIQSYAFAFSSLTSVEIPDGVVALHDGAFTENELTSLELPNSVTTFHSSVFAENKLTSVVISENLSKIGYYAFKDNLLESVVIPEGVTEIGVDAFNGNVLTTVSLPSTLKKIGYRAFQDNLIESVNFPSQLEEIEFNAFQNNMLSSITIPSSMIDIGSYAFTSNPLTSVTFEDDSHINTIGTNAFNSTETLAPIVLPTHTQTNFHSYVDSNIQAYNPGESITDFTLSYRSKIVETLSQDDVTFNTSTGSISSYKGIATDIIIPNSFTIDDVEYPINEISNYAFQRHDISSVVFPENLQKIGNSAFYQNNLTELFIPEGCEVGTSCFGYNDIKVFNFPESMTEIPSGCFSYCNFTEVTIPSTVKVIGSYAFSYNDIETLNLSEGIEEIGSGVFYLNDLTSVTIPNSVVMIGKQAFTRNQISEINIEISSTVLDGGAFSSNEITTVNGAPHNGLFYGRNDDGSINYTIIISYGGTEGVIDFLSDDVTEIDEYAFAYCSLTSVDLPNNLTNIGYYSFYSTGLNEIALHEGINYIGGGAFRYCRIKSIHFPKSIEYLGSRAFAYNSLTSITFESESNLKYLSSKTFEYSSLDDPIVLPTSVIPGFINYFDQDGTVYTAGSGFFNDEKGCFARYSKTITLEDVEFDETTGTIIEYTGLVTDIEIPESFTINDLDVNVKTIGLDAFNRKNLFSVAMPNTITTLEKNAFKNNSSMENVTLSSNLVTIGDDAFAGSIPDNGIDLPSTGIWHTYHSYNLGTEVTKIESGNSYKYNHRVYVVDFADYDDEVLKTETLMLASSATAPSTPNRTGYTFKEWDNDFNAITEDITVTAVYEINTYTVTFNDYNGTQLKTEDVNYETSATAPTSPERTGYTFKEWDNAFNAITEDITVTAVYEINTYTVTFNDYNGTQLKTEDVNYETSATAPTSPVRTGYTFKEWDNAFNAITENITVTAVYEINTYTITFNDYNGTQLKTEDVNYGTSATAPTSPVRTGYTFKEWDNAFNAITEDITVTAVYEINTYTVTFNDYNGTQLKTEDVNYETSATAPTSPVRTGYTFKEWDNAFNAITENITVTAVYEINTYTITFNDYNGTQLKTEDVNYGTSATAPTSPTRDNYIFIGWDIDFNSVNENLTITATYASSTYTVTFNDFDGSELKTEVVNYGESASAPSTSIRTGYTFTGWDIDFNTITEDITVTALYEINLYTVSFNDFNGTLLKSEIVVYGESATAPVNPTRIGYTFKEWDVTFNTIEKDLTVTATYEINTYTVSFNDFDGILLKIENVAYGESASAPSTSTRTGYTFTGWDVDFNSITENITVTAVYEINLYTVSFNDFDGTLLKTEIVVYGEAATAPVNPTRAGYTFKEWDLIFDAIEKDLTVTAVYDVLTSIDNYTEIKYSVYPNPVSTILNISITNDGQPHQISIYNISGQLVYSSKENKTITSINVANWNSGSYYLVVDKKGTKILKL from the coding sequence ATGAAAACAAGCAAACTCTTTCCTTTTTGGATGATTGTCTTACTATTGGCTATAGTTAGTAAGACTTACTCACAAACCACCATAACAATAGATGACGTCAGTTTTGATGCTGTAAATGGTGAAATCACATCTTATTCAGGTAGTGCAACGGACATTATTATTCCTGAAAGTTTTAATGTAAACGGAACTGACGTTACTGTAAAAAGTATAAGATACTATGCATTTCAAAGTAAAGGACTTACTAGCGTTAGTTTCCCAAATACAATTACTTCATTAAAGTTTTTATCATTCGCTAAAAATCAACTGACTTCAGTTACTCTACCAACAGGGTTAACAGAATTAGGGAAAGGTGCTTTTAGTAGTAATAATATCACAGAAATTAATGGTCAGCCCTCTAATGGTCTATTTTTAGGACTAAATGAAGATGGTTCAGAAGATAATACTCAAATAGTTTGTTATGGTGGTACCGCTACTGAAATTGATTTTATACCGAGTACAGTTACAATAATTCAGTCGTATGCTTTTGCATTTAGTTCATTAACCTCTGTCGAAATACCTGATGGTGTTGTTGCATTACATGATGGTGCATTTACTGAAAATGAATTAACTTCACTTGAATTACCAAATAGTGTTACCACTTTCCATAGTAGTGTATTTGCTGAGAATAAATTAACATCAGTTGTTATTTCAGAAAATTTATCAAAAATAGGTTACTATGCGTTCAAGGATAACCTTTTGGAGTCTGTAGTAATACCTGAGGGTGTTACAGAAATTGGTGTTGATGCCTTTAATGGAAATGTATTGACTACTGTAAGTTTACCAAGTACGTTAAAAAAGATTGGCTATAGAGCATTTCAAGACAACCTGATTGAAAGTGTAAATTTCCCTAGCCAATTGGAAGAAATTGAATTTAATGCTTTTCAGAATAACATGCTTTCTAGCATTACTATTCCATCAAGTATGATTGATATTGGCAGTTATGCATTCACTAGTAATCCTTTAACTTCTGTTACTTTTGAAGACGACAGTCACATTAACACCATTGGTACTAATGCGTTTAACAGTACTGAGACGTTGGCTCCTATTGTGTTACCGACACATACTCAAACTAATTTTCATTCTTATGTAGATAGTAATATTCAAGCATACAACCCAGGAGAAAGTATTACTGATTTCACCTTATCATATAGAAGTAAAATAGTAGAAACATTAAGTCAAGATGATGTCACTTTTAATACCTCTACAGGTAGTATAAGTTCATATAAAGGAATAGCTACAGATATTATAATTCCAAATAGTTTTACGATTGACGATGTAGAATATCCTATTAATGAAATTAGTAATTATGCCTTTCAGAGACATGATATTAGTTCAGTAGTATTTCCAGAAAACTTGCAAAAAATTGGTAATAGTGCTTTTTATCAAAATAACTTGACCGAACTTTTTATTCCAGAAGGTTGCGAAGTTGGAACAAGCTGCTTTGGTTATAATGATATTAAAGTATTTAACTTTCCTGAAAGTATGACCGAGATTCCTAGTGGGTGTTTCTCTTATTGTAATTTTACTGAGGTTACCATTCCATCTACTGTGAAAGTAATAGGTTCGTATGCTTTTTCTTATAATGATATTGAAACTTTAAATTTAAGTGAAGGGATTGAAGAAATAGGAAGTGGTGTTTTTTACCTTAACGATCTGACATCGGTGACTATACCAAATTCAGTAGTAATGATTGGTAAACAAGCTTTTACTCGTAACCAAATTTCTGAGATAAACATAGAAATTAGCAGTACTGTACTTGATGGTGGAGCATTTTCAAGTAATGAGATCACAACGGTAAACGGGGCTCCCCACAATGGCTTATTTTATGGTAGAAACGATGACGGATCTATTAATTACACAATAATTATTTCTTACGGAGGAACAGAAGGTGTAATCGATTTTCTATCTGATGATGTTACCGAAATTGATGAATATGCATTTGCATATTGTAGCTTAACTTCTGTTGATTTACCTAATAACCTAACAAATATTGGGTATTATTCATTTTATTCCACGGGACTTAATGAAATAGCTCTTCATGAAGGTATTAATTATATAGGAGGTGGTGCATTTAGATATTGTAGAATCAAATCAATACATTTTCCAAAAAGTATTGAATACTTAGGCAGTAGAGCATTTGCCTACAACAGTCTTACGTCTATCACTTTCGAAAGTGAATCAAATCTAAAATATTTATCCTCAAAAACTTTTGAATATAGTTCACTAGATGATCCTATTGTATTGCCAACAAGTGTTATACCTGGCTTCATAAATTATTTCGATCAAGACGGTACGGTTTATACAGCTGGTAGTGGCTTTTTTAATGATGAAAAAGGCTGTTTTGCTCGTTACAGTAAAACAATAACATTAGAAGATGTTGAGTTTGATGAAACAACAGGGACAATTATAGAATATACTGGGTTAGTTACAGATATTGAAATACCTGAGAGCTTTACTATTAATGATTTGGATGTAAATGTCAAAACTATAGGTTTAGATGCTTTTAATAGAAAGAACTTATTTTCTGTAGCAATGCCTAATACCATTACAACACTTGAAAAAAATGCATTCAAGAATAATTCAAGTATGGAAAATGTAACACTTAGCTCTAACCTTGTTACTATTGGCGATGATGCATTCGCAGGTAGTATACCAGATAACGGAATTGATTTACCAAGTACAGGAATATGGCATACATACCATTCATATAACTTAGGAACAGAGGTTACTAAAATAGAATCAGGTAATTCTTACAAATACAATCACAGAGTTTATGTAGTAGATTTTGCTGATTATGATGATGAAGTATTAAAGACAGAAACACTAATGCTGGCTTCTTCTGCCACTGCTCCATCTACCCCTAATAGAACAGGCTACACTTTTAAAGAATGGGACAATGATTTCAATGCTATTACTGAAGACATAACAGTTACAGCCGTTTATGAGATCAATACTTACACTGTCACTTTCAATGATTACAACGGTACACAACTCAAAACTGAAGATGTAAATTACGAAACATCAGCTACTGCTCCTACTAGCCCTGAAAGAACAGGCTACACTTTTAAAGAATGGGACAATGCTTTCAATGCTATTACTGAAGACATAACAGTTACAGCCGTTTATGAGATCAATACTTACACTGTCACTTTCAATGATTATAACGGTACACAACTCAAAACTGAAGATGTAAATTACGAAACATCAGCTACTGCTCCTACTAGCCCTGTAAGAACAGGCTACACTTTTAAAGAATGGGACAATGCTTTCAATGCTATTACTGAAAACATAACAGTTACAGCCGTTTATGAGATCAATACTTACACAATCACTTTCAATGATTATAACGGTACACAACTCAAAACTGAAGATGTAAATTACGGAACATCAGCTACTGCTCCTACTAGCCCTGTAAGAACAGGCTACACTTTTAAAGAATGGGACAATGCTTTCAATGCTATTACTGAAGACATAACAGTTACAGCCGTTTATGAGATCAATACTTACACTGTTACTTTCAATGATTATAACGGTACACAACTCAAAACTGAAGATGTAAATTACGAAACATCAGCTACTGCTCCTACTAGCCCTGTAAGAACAGGCTACACTTTTAAAGAATGGGACAATGCTTTCAATGCTATTACTGAAAACATAACAGTTACAGCCGTTTATGAGATCAATACTTACACAATCACTTTCAATGATTATAACGGTACACAACTCAAAACTGAAGATGTAAATTACGGAACATCAGCTACTGCTCCTACTAGTCCTACAAGAGATAATTATATATTTATTGGATGGGATATAGATTTTAATTCTGTTAATGAAAACCTAACTATTACTGCAACTTATGCAAGTAGTACTTATACGGTCACTTTCAATGATTTTGATGGTTCAGAGTTAAAAACTGAAGTTGTAAATTATGGCGAATCTGCTTCAGCTCCATCAACTTCTATTAGAACAGGTTATACATTTACAGGATGGGATATAGATTTTAATACTATTACTGAAGACATAACAGTTACAGCTTTATACGAAATCAACCTGTATACTGTTAGTTTTAATGATTTTAATGGTACTTTACTTAAATCCGAAATTGTAGTCTATGGAGAATCTGCTACAGCTCCTGTTAACCCAACAAGAATAGGATACACCTTTAAAGAATGGGATGTAACTTTTAATACAATTGAAAAAGACTTGACTGTTACAGCTACATATGAGATTAATACATATACTGTTAGTTTTAACGATTTTGATGGTATTTTACTTAAAATTGAAAATGTAGCATACGGAGAATCTGCTTCAGCTCCATCAACTTCAACTAGAACAGGTTACACATTTACAGGTTGGGATGTTGATTTTAATTCTATTACTGAAAACATAACAGTTACCGCTGTATATGAAATCAATTTATATACTGTTAGTTTTAATGATTTTGATGGTACTTTACTCAAAACAGAGATTGTTGTATATGGAGAAGCTGCTACAGCACCTGTTAATCCAACAAGGGCAGGGTATACTTTTAAAGAATGGGATTTGATTTTTGATGCAATTGAGAAAGACTTGACTGTTACTGCTGTCTATGATGTCTTGACTTCAATTGATAATTATACGGAAATAAAGTACTCTGTTTATCCAAATCCAGTAAGTACCATTTTAAATATTAGTATCACTAATGATGGGCAACCTCATCAAATTTCTATTTACAATATATCAGGTCAATTAGTTTATTCTTCTAAGGAGAATAAAACTATTACAAGTATCAATGTAGCAAACTGGAATTCTGGTAGCTATTATCTTGTAGTAGATAAAAAAGGAACAAAAATATTGAAGCTATAA
- a CDS encoding FUSC family protein, producing the protein MVNLFQIPHGSWLCVTVVVLLGPFPEFGGIIHRIFQRVLGTIAGAMSAVVILYFLHDYLYIQTLLLGLLIPFFGIVMFKKYPYAYLIAVMTAVIILGVGEGKSLEAALWRSGNIIMGGLVTLLFSMIFPVRGTRELKFEFAKCLHLIDHLYVCTINGEYFDKHYLSEVKNVIISIRKQRKIVEHVIKESKHFRVHQVQLDECIVIMRKMSGIVELLNSSAFSSEIGNKFIGQLYSIQDRQEFLSDRIHQIILQLEKNSFETPSKATMKLTSSRSELQLLYEDHQDEHTPLSPYSYVWLNYQYAQQVFKLEERIDILFNRK; encoded by the coding sequence ATGGTAAACTTATTTCAGATACCGCATGGGTCTTGGCTATGTGTGACAGTAGTTGTACTTCTTGGTCCTTTTCCAGAATTTGGAGGAATTATACATAGGATCTTCCAAAGAGTTCTAGGTACAATTGCAGGGGCAATGTCAGCGGTTGTAATTCTTTATTTTCTACATGATTATTTATATATTCAGACCCTATTATTAGGACTTTTGATACCATTTTTTGGTATTGTGATGTTTAAAAAATATCCTTATGCATATTTAATAGCAGTTATGACTGCAGTAATTATTTTAGGAGTAGGGGAAGGTAAAAGTCTAGAAGCTGCATTATGGAGATCAGGAAATATAATAATGGGAGGGTTAGTGACATTATTATTTTCAATGATTTTTCCGGTAAGAGGAACCAGAGAATTAAAATTTGAATTTGCAAAATGTCTTCATCTAATAGATCATCTATATGTTTGCACTATTAATGGAGAATATTTTGATAAACACTACTTAAGTGAAGTTAAGAATGTGATTATTTCAATTAGAAAGCAACGTAAAATAGTAGAACATGTTATTAAAGAGAGTAAACATTTTCGGGTGCATCAAGTACAGCTAGATGAATGTATTGTTATTATGAGGAAAATGTCTGGTATTGTGGAATTACTCAATTCTAGTGCTTTTTCATCAGAAATAGGAAATAAATTTATTGGGCAATTGTATTCAATTCAAGATAGACAAGAATTTTTATCTGATAGGATTCATCAAATAATTTTACAATTAGAAAAGAATAGTTTTGAAACACCATCAAAAGCAACAATGAAGTTAACTTCATCTCGATCAGAATTGCAACTACTTTATGAGGATCATCAAGATGAACATACCCCATTGAGCCCCTATAGTTATGTTTGGCTGAATTATCAATATGCTCAACAAGTTTTTAAATTAGAAGAAAGAATAGACATTCTATTTAATAGAAAATAG